From a region of the Rhipicephalus microplus isolate Deutch F79 chromosome X, USDA_Rmic, whole genome shotgun sequence genome:
- the LOC142776955 gene encoding uncharacterized protein LOC142776955: MSGPAQVLWPAARSSAKRHPDQYRTVEGQRCKEMARTQRSCLLTAFFQGLSYFEAQSPKIPSVKECNNDNEGEEMNRQTPDSENTNNEDSDSSFGSEDDSLEMCDDHCERRLSEYIDDMAYLER, translated from the coding sequence ATGTCTGGCCCGGCCCAGGTGCTGTGGCCAGCTGCGAGGTCATCAGCGAAACGACACCCAGACCAGTATCGGACAGTCGAGGGTCAACGATGTAAAGAAATGGCACGCACACAGCGTTCCTGTCTCTTGACGGCGTTCTTCCAGGGTTTGTCTTACTTTGAGGCTCAAAGTCCGAAAATACCGAGCGTCAAGGAGTGCAACAATGACAACGAGGGTGAAGAGATGAACCGGCAAACACCCGACAGTGAAAACACAAACAACGAGGACTCGGATTCGTCCTTCGGCTCTGAAGATGACAGTTTGGAGATGTGCGACGACCATTGTGAAAGGAGGCTCTCGGAATACATTGACGACATGGCTTACCTCGAGCGATAG